The region CCGCTTTATACATCGCCTCTTTGTTTGGCAATCCGGTCAGTTCGTCATGGTTGGCGATATAGCGCATCCGCTCTTCGTTTTGCTTTTGTTCCGTCAAATCGCGGACGGCGGCTACCGTCACTTTTTCCCCTTCGTAATCGTAGCGGCGCCGGACGACTTCTGCTGGAAATACGATGCCGTCTTTTCGGCGCAGCTCGATTTCAAAGCGCTCTGGCTCCTCGTGCAGACGATTCAATTTCATTGATCCGTCAACGACTAACTCCCCGATCGGCAAATGAATCAGCTCGCTTTCTGAATAACCGAGCAGGCGGCACGCTGCTTCATTGACCTCAATGACTTTCCCGTGCGCATAGACGATCAGGCCTTCCGTTGTCATTTCCGCCAATCGCCGAAGCCGATGCTCGTTGGCTGCGAGCGTTTTTTTATAGACAGCCAACGCCTTCCGCTCCATTTGTTGATGCAAAGCAAGCAAATAGACAGCCGCCGTCGCTAAAAACATGGCCACCATCGCCCACATCGCCTTTTGACGCCCGCGTTGCAAATATTGTTCATACGTCTTGGCGTCAAAATCGATGCCGACAACCGCATCCACCGTCCCGTCCGGTTGCCGGACCGGCATAAACGCGCTGATGCTTCTTCCCCATTCATCCGTTGTCGGATGCCGTTCCATCGCAAACCGGCCGTGGAACGCTTCTTCGATTTCCGGAAAATGATGGCGATAAACCTCCCCAGCCGGAACTACTTGTTCCTTTTCGCCGTCGATGCGGCCGTTCCGATTATAGTCCGTCGCTGGCGCTGCCACGAAATATAGTTCACCGCGCTCATTCTTTTTTAATGTATACACGCTCAGCGCGCGGCCGTAGCGCTGCCAACGTTCCAGCACCTCCATCACCATACGATACTCGGGCAGACGTTCCGCATTTTCATCGAGCCGCTCGTGCCCCATGGCGTCCAAATCGCCGGCGATCATGCCAGCGATTTGCTTTGCGGCTTCCTCATATTCGCGATGCGCTTGTTTTTCAGCATAATGGATATAGATCATCCCTGCCCCTAAAAAAAGCAGGGAAACGGTGGCAAACACAACAGTCAGTCTCGGCGCCGCCAGCCATGGGATGCCCCCCCAATGCCGTTTTGCCATCCAATGGCTGTATACATAGACACCGCCGACCGTCAAAAAAAAGCCAAAAATATACAAGATATATTCAAGTTGATTCGACATCATCCATCACCATCATCGATTCTTCGACGCTTTGTTTTCATTATAAGACGACCGTTCTTCGCGCTGCCTCCCTCCACCGTTCCTATTTGTTCGACAGCTTACGACATTCATCTGTCGGTCATAGGACTCGGGTATGGGACACAGTTTCCACGCTTACGGCCATAAAGCTAGAGCGGCCGAAACGAAAATATCTATCTATTGGTATAAGCCTTTAGGACGAGGTGCTATATTTGTAACGGCGCTGTAACATTATTTAATCCAACTGTAAAAAACAAGTCTAGTTTCCTCTGCTATACTCTAGTTGTGAGACGTCGAATCGGAAAAGATTTTGTCGGGGGTTAGGGGAAATGAAAAAGTGGTGTTCTCTCCTGTTCGTATCCATGATCATTCTATTTTCCTCTTTCTTTGTAAGCACTTCCAATTCAGATGCAGCCGCCAACAAAGCACGACTCATCATCGAAGCGAAAAAGCTGGTCGGTACTCCTTACCGATATGGCGGCACGACACCAAAAGGATTTGACTGCTCAGGATTTGTCTACTATACCCATAAAAAAGTTGGCGTCACCTTGCCTCGCACCTCGCGAGAAATGTACAAAAAAGGTACATACGTACATAAGTCCGAATTACAGCCGGGGGATTTAGTGTTTTTTGACACTTCCAAGAGCACAAAAGGCGTCTCCCATGTTGCGATTTACATTGGCAACAACCAAGTCATCCATGCGGTGTCCCGCGGCGTGAAGATCGACAACTTAAACAGCAGCTACTGGAAAACGAAATATGTCGGGGCTAAGCGTCTGTAATGGCTCATCAAGAAAGCTCTCTGTCATATTAAGTCCGCTTAATAGACAGGGAGTTTTTATTATGCAAAAAAAGCGGCCCTCCGCAACCGGAGAGCCCAAGGCTATATTTCATAGGGGATCGGGGGAATACTTGGAAAACGTTACGTTATTATTCATTTCCTCCCTTTTCGTTTTTTATACATGAAAACAAAAATTTTTTATGGTCATCAGCAAACAACAGCCGCTCCCTCTCGTTTCGACAATGCGGACATAAAACCACCACCCTTGTCGAATGTTATAGATGATGATTGGTTGTCCGTTCATCGATTTTTGACAAAGGCAGGTGTTTCCGTTGTTCGCTTCCTCACAGCTGGGCGTCGATTTAGGGACGATGAATGTCAGGCTGTTCAGCCAGACGAAAGGGCTCCTTTTTGACGAGCCGGCAGCAGTCGCCTATAACCGCCAGGCGGACAAGCTGATGGAGGTCGGCCAAAAGGCAAAACAAATGATCGGCAAAACTCCGCCCCATGTTGAAGTGACGTACCCGCTTCGAAACGGCGTGATCGCTGATTTTGACCGCGCCAAGGCGCTGTTGCAGCAAATCTTCAAACAGTCCGGCAAACAGGTCGGCCTCGCTTTCAAAAAACTAGATGTCGTCATGAGCGTCCCGTTCCACGCCAACTCTGTCGAGCGCCGCTCTTTTTACGAAATCACCAAACACTGTGGAGCGAAGCATATTCATTTTATTGAGGAACCTGTCGCAGCCGCCATCGGCGCGGACTTGCCGGTCGGCGAGCCGGTCGCGAATGTTGTCGTCCATATGGGAGCCGGCAAAACGGAAG is a window of Geobacillus kaustophilus DNA encoding:
- a CDS encoding C40 family peptidase; translation: MKKWCSLLFVSMIILFSSFFVSTSNSDAAANKARLIIEAKKLVGTPYRYGGTTPKGFDCSGFVYYTHKKVGVTLPRTSREMYKKGTYVHKSELQPGDLVFFDTSKSTKGVSHVAIYIGNNQVIHAVSRGVKIDNLNSSYWKTKYVGAKRL